One genomic window of Burkholderia diffusa includes the following:
- the egtD gene encoding L-histidine N(alpha)-methyltransferase, producing the protein MRETSDLTATSGGLQPARDSRPSAFERDLIDGLSRTPRSISPKYFYDAAGSALFDSICELPEYYPTRTELGILRDRAAEIVRRVGPHADIVEFGAGSLEKIRVLLDACADNYANAPARYVPIDISADYLHGAAARLRAAYPWLDVAPIAADYTKAEQLAELAETPRRRVGFFPGSTIGNFSPEEADAFLRDAATLLRGGGLLVGVDLVKDERALHRAYNDAQGVTARFNLNLLARANAELGADFDLDAFSHCAFYDRERQRIEMHLVSGIAQTVHVRGHAFRFEAGERIHTENSHKFTIDGFHAIARRAGFEPDTVWTDADNLFSVHWLRSVDDIRA; encoded by the coding sequence TTGCGCGAGACGTCTGATCTGACGGCCACGAGCGGTGGCCTGCAACCCGCCCGCGATTCGCGGCCGAGCGCGTTCGAGCGCGACCTGATCGACGGACTGTCGCGCACGCCGCGCAGCATTTCGCCGAAATACTTCTACGATGCGGCCGGCTCGGCGTTGTTCGACAGCATCTGCGAACTGCCCGAGTACTACCCGACGCGCACCGAGCTCGGCATCCTGCGCGATCGCGCGGCCGAGATCGTGCGGCGCGTCGGCCCGCATGCGGATATCGTCGAATTCGGCGCGGGATCGCTCGAGAAGATCCGCGTGCTGCTCGACGCATGCGCGGACAATTACGCGAACGCGCCGGCGCGCTACGTGCCGATCGACATCTCGGCCGACTACCTGCACGGCGCGGCTGCGCGGCTGCGTGCCGCGTATCCGTGGCTCGACGTCGCGCCGATCGCGGCCGACTACACGAAGGCCGAGCAACTGGCCGAGCTGGCGGAGACGCCGCGCCGGCGCGTCGGCTTCTTCCCCGGCTCGACGATCGGCAACTTCTCGCCGGAAGAAGCCGATGCATTCCTGCGCGACGCGGCGACGCTGTTGCGCGGCGGCGGCCTGCTGGTCGGCGTGGATCTCGTGAAGGACGAGCGCGCGCTGCATCGCGCGTACAACGACGCGCAGGGCGTGACCGCGCGGTTCAACCTGAACCTGCTCGCCCGCGCGAACGCTGAGCTCGGCGCGGACTTCGATCTCGACGCATTCTCGCATTGCGCGTTCTACGACCGCGAGCGGCAGCGCATCGAGATGCATCTCGTCAGCGGTATCGCGCAAACGGTGCACGTGCGCGGCCATGCGTTCCGCTTCGAGGCCGGCGAGCGCATTCACACGGAGAACTCGCACAAGTTCACGATCGACGGTTTTCATGCGATCGCGCGCCGTGCGGGCTTCGAACCCGACACCGTATGGACCGACGCGGATAACCTGTTCAGCGTGCACTGGCTGCGCAGCGTCGACGATATCCGCGCGTAA
- a CDS encoding site-specific DNA-methyltransferase, with amino-acid sequence MQKLDAASPQAMSTDFTTDNVARLKALFPELVTEGPDGASVDVDVLKALVGERTVGAADERYGFHWHGKRSARQAALTPSTGTLRPCPGDSVAWDDTRHLVIEGDNLDVMKLLHKSYAGKVKLVYIDPPYNTGSDFVYPDDFSDSIRHYLAMTGQTEGGVKRSTNTEANGRFHTDWLNMMYPRLKLAHALLSDEGLIAVHIDEHEVHALVLMLREIFGEENELGVAVWDKRNPKGDARGVAYQHESLVLFARNAETLLEQAPLKRPKRNAQRMLDAAHDAVYRSGNAKDAQKAYRAWMKAQTNLSGGEVMYDRLSADGRVYRLVSMAWPNKKKAPEEYFTPLIHPVTGKPCAMPARGWRNPPATMQALIERGQIEFGPDETTQPQRIYYLDENMYENVPSVLPFAGSDDALLKTLGIPFDQPKPVDFAAAVIGWCTRGDDIVLDCFAGSGSTGHAVMQVNATDGGARRYILVQLPEALDRRDKTQLAAADFCAKLKKPLTLAEITKERLRRAAQQVARDYPESYGDLGFRVYRLDTTNVIEWDPRRDDFDHALFASVEHVKTGRSEDDLLAELTLKLGLDLCTPVEHHAVAGKTVHLIGRSIVACFDARIARDDAGPLADGIVDLLDASGATRDVTCLFRDSGFVDDVAKLNLAALLEQHGVKRVRSL; translated from the coding sequence ATGCAGAAACTCGATGCGGCGAGCCCGCAGGCGATGTCGACGGATTTCACCACCGACAACGTCGCGCGCCTGAAGGCGCTGTTCCCCGAACTCGTGACCGAAGGCCCGGACGGCGCGTCGGTCGACGTCGACGTGCTGAAGGCGCTGGTCGGCGAGCGCACCGTCGGCGCCGCCGACGAGCGCTACGGCTTCCACTGGCACGGCAAGCGCAGCGCGCGCCAGGCCGCGCTCACGCCGTCGACGGGCACGCTGCGTCCGTGCCCCGGCGACAGCGTCGCGTGGGACGACACGCGCCATCTCGTGATCGAGGGCGACAACCTCGACGTGATGAAGCTGCTGCACAAGAGCTACGCGGGCAAGGTGAAGCTCGTCTACATCGACCCGCCGTACAACACCGGCAGCGATTTCGTCTATCCGGACGACTTCAGCGACAGCATCCGCCACTACCTGGCGATGACGGGCCAGACCGAAGGCGGCGTGAAGCGCAGCACCAACACCGAGGCGAACGGCCGGTTCCATACGGACTGGCTGAACATGATGTATCCGCGCCTGAAGCTCGCGCACGCGCTGCTGTCCGATGAAGGGTTGATCGCCGTGCACATCGACGAGCACGAAGTGCATGCGCTCGTGCTGATGCTGCGCGAGATCTTCGGCGAGGAGAACGAGCTCGGCGTCGCCGTGTGGGACAAGCGCAACCCGAAGGGCGATGCGCGCGGCGTCGCGTACCAGCACGAATCGCTGGTGCTGTTCGCGCGCAACGCCGAGACGCTGCTCGAGCAAGCGCCGCTGAAGCGCCCGAAGCGCAACGCGCAGCGCATGCTGGACGCCGCGCACGACGCGGTGTACCGCAGCGGCAACGCGAAGGATGCGCAAAAGGCCTACCGCGCCTGGATGAAGGCGCAGACCAACCTGTCGGGCGGCGAGGTGATGTACGACCGGCTGTCGGCCGACGGGCGCGTGTACCGCCTCGTGTCGATGGCATGGCCGAACAAGAAGAAGGCGCCGGAAGAATATTTCACGCCGCTGATTCACCCGGTCACCGGCAAGCCGTGCGCGATGCCTGCGCGCGGCTGGCGCAACCCGCCCGCGACGATGCAGGCGCTGATCGAGCGCGGCCAGATCGAGTTCGGCCCGGATGAAACCACGCAGCCGCAGCGGATCTATTACCTCGACGAGAACATGTACGAGAACGTGCCGTCGGTGCTGCCGTTCGCGGGCTCCGACGACGCGTTGCTGAAGACGCTCGGCATCCCGTTCGACCAGCCGAAGCCGGTCGATTTCGCGGCGGCCGTGATCGGCTGGTGCACGCGCGGCGACGACATCGTGCTCGACTGCTTCGCCGGCTCGGGCTCGACCGGGCACGCGGTGATGCAGGTGAACGCGACCGACGGCGGCGCGCGCCGCTACATCCTCGTGCAGCTGCCCGAGGCGCTCGACCGCCGCGACAAGACGCAGCTGGCGGCCGCCGATTTCTGCGCGAAGCTGAAGAAGCCGCTCACGCTCGCGGAAATCACGAAGGAACGGCTGCGCCGCGCCGCGCAGCAGGTCGCGCGCGACTATCCGGAAAGCTATGGTGATCTGGGCTTCCGCGTGTACCGGCTCGACACGACCAACGTGATCGAATGGGATCCGCGCCGCGATGACTTCGACCACGCGCTCTTCGCATCCGTCGAGCACGTGAAGACCGGTCGCAGCGAGGACGACCTGCTCGCCGAGCTGACGCTCAAGCTCGGCCTCGACCTGTGCACGCCGGTCGAGCATCACGCGGTCGCGGGCAAGACCGTGCACCTGATCGGCCGCTCGATCGTCGCGTGCTTCGATGCGCGCATTGCGCGCGACGACGCGGGCCCGCTCGCCGACGGCATCGTCGACCTGCTCGACGCGAGCGGCGCGACGCGCGACGTCACGTGCCTGTTCCGCGACAGCGGCTTCGTCGACGACGTCGCGAAGCTCAATCTCGCCGCGCTGCTCGAACAGCATGGCGTGAAGCGCGTGCGGAGCCTGTGA
- a CDS encoding type III restriction-modification system endonuclease, with amino-acid sequence MRLHFEADLDYQREAIDAVCDLFRGQESYRGDFSVLANAAPGTTAAAQGSLGFAVSEQGVGNRLSLTDDALARNLADVQLRGGLPPSGLPGSRDFTVEMETGTGKTYVYLRTIFELNRRYGFTKFVIVVPSIAIKEGVHKTLSITEDHFRALYAGVPYDYFLYDSAKLGQVRHFAASAAIQIMVMTVAAINKKEINNLYKDSEKTGGEKPIDLIRATRPIVIVDEPQSVDGGLEGRGREALAAMAPLCTLRYSATHVDRHHMVYRLDAVDAYERKLVKQIEIASAIVEDAHNKPYVRLVGVSNRRGAISARIELDVATAAGVKRQIVSATDGDDLERLTRRALYAGLRIGEVHAVKGAEYVELRHPEGEAFLSLGEAFGDIDTLAVQREMIRRTIREHLDKELRLAERGVKVLSLFFVDSVERYRRYDENGMPVKGDYALIFEEEYARAARVPAYRALFDGVDVALEVERAHNGYFSIDRKGGWTDTSESSAAARENAERAYGLIMREKEALLSFDTPLKFIFSHSALKEGWDNPNVFQICTLRDIQTERERRQTLGRGLRLAVDQDGERVRDPGVNTLTVIATERYESFAENLQKEIEADTGIRFGIVEEHQFAALPVQEGNGPAHALGIELSRVLWAHLHEQGYVDAQGKVLDRLKDALRQSALVLPEAFESLRAPIVATLRKLSGRFAVRNADERRAIALRRDASGKAVVFGDDFRALWDRIRHRTVYSVEFDNAKLVRDCTAALRDAPDIARARLQWRKAEIDIGKAGIEAIEVAGAGTVLIDEGELPLPDLLTELQDRTQLTRRSLATILADSGRLDDFRVNPQQFIALAADAINRCKRLALVAGIAYRKLGERHVHALESFESEALTGYLRNLRPDARKSIHEAVVCETDAERAFADALEAHDGVKLYAKLPAWFRVPTPLGSYHPDWAVLAEQDGGERLYFVVDTPNADGDVASEHERAKLACGDAHFRALVDGSEAARFVRVRHADALFEPVAAVAPLAGAGR; translated from the coding sequence ATGCGGCTGCATTTCGAAGCGGATCTCGACTACCAGCGCGAGGCGATCGACGCCGTCTGCGACCTGTTTCGCGGCCAGGAATCGTATCGCGGCGACTTCAGCGTACTCGCGAACGCCGCGCCCGGCACGACGGCCGCGGCGCAAGGCTCGCTCGGCTTCGCGGTGTCGGAGCAAGGCGTGGGCAACCGGCTGTCGCTGACCGACGACGCGCTCGCGCGCAATCTCGCCGACGTGCAGCTGCGCGGCGGGCTGCCGCCGTCCGGCCTGCCCGGCTCGCGCGACTTCACCGTCGAGATGGAGACCGGCACCGGCAAGACCTACGTGTACCTGCGCACGATCTTCGAGCTGAACCGCCGCTACGGCTTCACGAAGTTCGTGATCGTCGTGCCGTCGATCGCGATCAAGGAAGGCGTGCACAAGACGCTCTCGATCACCGAGGATCATTTCCGCGCGCTGTACGCGGGCGTGCCTTACGACTACTTCCTGTACGACTCCGCGAAGCTCGGCCAGGTGCGCCACTTCGCGGCGAGCGCGGCGATCCAGATCATGGTGATGACGGTCGCCGCGATCAACAAGAAAGAAATCAACAACCTCTACAAGGACAGCGAGAAGACCGGCGGCGAGAAGCCGATCGACCTGATCCGCGCGACGCGGCCGATCGTGATCGTCGACGAGCCGCAAAGCGTCGACGGCGGGCTCGAGGGGCGCGGGCGCGAAGCGCTCGCCGCGATGGCGCCGCTCTGCACGCTGCGCTACTCGGCGACGCACGTCGACCGGCATCACATGGTGTACCGGCTCGATGCGGTCGACGCGTACGAGCGCAAGCTCGTCAAGCAGATCGAGATCGCGTCGGCGATCGTCGAGGATGCGCACAACAAGCCGTACGTGCGGCTCGTCGGCGTGTCGAACCGGCGCGGCGCGATCAGCGCGCGCATCGAGCTCGACGTCGCTACCGCGGCCGGCGTGAAGCGCCAGATCGTGTCGGCGACCGACGGAGACGATCTTGAACGCCTGACCCGGCGCGCGCTGTATGCGGGGCTGCGAATCGGCGAGGTGCATGCGGTGAAGGGCGCCGAATACGTCGAGCTGCGCCATCCGGAAGGCGAGGCGTTCCTGTCGCTCGGAGAAGCGTTCGGCGACATCGACACGCTCGCCGTGCAGCGCGAGATGATCCGCCGCACGATCCGCGAGCATCTCGACAAGGAATTGCGTCTGGCCGAGCGCGGCGTGAAGGTGCTGTCGCTGTTCTTCGTCGACTCGGTCGAGCGCTATCGGCGCTACGACGAGAACGGGATGCCCGTGAAGGGCGACTACGCGCTGATCTTCGAAGAGGAATATGCGCGCGCGGCGCGCGTGCCGGCCTACCGTGCGCTGTTCGACGGCGTCGACGTCGCGCTCGAAGTCGAGCGCGCGCACAACGGCTACTTCTCGATCGATCGCAAGGGCGGCTGGACCGACACGAGCGAAAGCAGCGCCGCCGCGCGCGAGAACGCGGAGCGTGCGTACGGGCTCATCATGCGCGAGAAGGAAGCGCTGCTGTCGTTCGACACGCCGCTGAAGTTCATCTTCTCGCACTCGGCGCTCAAGGAAGGCTGGGACAACCCGAACGTATTCCAGATCTGCACGCTGCGCGACATCCAGACCGAACGCGAGCGCCGCCAGACGCTCGGCCGCGGGCTGCGCCTGGCCGTCGACCAGGACGGCGAACGCGTGCGCGACCCGGGCGTGAACACGCTCACCGTGATCGCGACCGAGCGCTACGAGTCATTCGCGGAGAACCTGCAGAAGGAAATCGAGGCCGACACCGGCATCCGCTTCGGAATCGTCGAGGAACACCAGTTCGCGGCGCTGCCGGTGCAGGAAGGCAACGGGCCCGCGCATGCGCTCGGCATCGAGCTGTCGCGCGTGCTGTGGGCGCATCTGCACGAGCAGGGCTACGTCGATGCGCAGGGCAAGGTGCTCGACCGGCTGAAGGATGCGCTGCGCCAGAGCGCGCTCGTGCTGCCGGAGGCGTTCGAGTCGCTGCGCGCCCCGATCGTCGCGACGCTGCGCAAGCTGTCGGGCCGCTTCGCGGTGCGCAATGCGGACGAGCGTCGCGCGATCGCGTTGCGGCGCGACGCATCGGGCAAGGCCGTCGTGTTCGGCGACGACTTCCGCGCGTTGTGGGACCGCATCCGCCATCGCACCGTGTACAGCGTCGAGTTCGACAACGCAAAGCTCGTGCGCGATTGCACGGCCGCGCTGCGCGACGCGCCGGACATCGCGCGCGCACGGCTGCAATGGCGCAAGGCCGAGATCGATATCGGCAAGGCCGGCATTGAGGCGATCGAGGTGGCGGGCGCCGGCACGGTGCTGATCGACGAAGGCGAACTGCCGCTGCCCGACCTGCTCACCGAACTGCAGGACCGCACGCAGCTGACCCGCCGCTCGCTTGCGACGATCCTGGCCGACAGCGGCCGGCTCGACGACTTCCGTGTGAATCCGCAGCAATTCATCGCACTGGCCGCCGACGCGATCAACCGCTGCAAGCGGCTCGCGCTGGTGGCGGGCATCGCCTACCGCAAGCTCGGCGAACGCCACGTGCATGCGCTCGAGTCGTTCGAGAGCGAGGCGCTGACCGGCTACCTGCGCAACCTGCGGCCCGATGCGCGGAAGTCGATCCACGAGGCGGTCGTGTGCGAGACCGACGCGGAGCGCGCGTTCGCCGACGCACTCGAAGCGCACGACGGCGTGAAGCTCTACGCGAAGCTGCCCGCGTGGTTCCGTGTGCCGACGCCGCTTGGCAGCTATCACCCGGACTGGGCGGTGCTTGCGGAGCAGGACGGCGGCGAGCGACTCTATTTCGTCGTCGATACGCCGAATGCCGACGGCGACGTGGCGAGCGAGCACGAGCGCGCGAAGCTCGCGTGCGGCGACGCGCATTTCCGGGCACTGGTGGACGGCAGCGAGGCCGCGCGGTTCGTGCGCGTCAGGCACGCCGATGCGTTGTTCGAGCCTGTTGCAGCCGTCGCGCCGCTGGCCGGCGCGGGACGCTGA
- a CDS encoding porin, translating to MKRKTLALSIAAAGLCAGTQAHAQSSVQLYGLMDLSFPTYRTHADANGNHVIGMGNEGEPWFSGSRWGLRGAEDIGGGTKIIFRLESEYVVANGQMEDDGQIFDRDAWVGVEDERFGKLTAGFQNTIARDASAIYGDAYGSAKLTTEEGGWTNSNNFKQMIFYAAGPTGTRYNNGLAWKKLFSNGIFASAGYQFSNSTAFATGSAYQVALGYNGGPFAVSGFYNHVNHGGFTNQTFSVGGNYAFSIVRLNAGYFRYNGDQGSLGQRHDDSWTVSMKIAPKGALDYELGYQQMRVKNAAYNADGFVPNANLGAFSLTNGVGNGFKETIYGSVFYHLSKRTELYLAGDYMKLHGGYTVSSTFGAKNQLELTSGIRTRF from the coding sequence TTGAAACGAAAAACCCTTGCCCTTTCCATCGCGGCGGCAGGCCTGTGCGCCGGCACCCAGGCGCATGCGCAGTCGAGCGTGCAGCTCTACGGCCTGATGGACCTGAGCTTTCCGACCTACCGGACCCACGCCGACGCGAACGGCAACCACGTGATCGGCATGGGCAACGAAGGCGAGCCGTGGTTCAGCGGCAGCCGCTGGGGCCTGCGAGGCGCCGAGGACATCGGCGGCGGCACGAAGATCATCTTCCGCCTCGAAAGCGAATACGTGGTCGCGAACGGCCAGATGGAAGACGACGGCCAGATCTTCGACCGCGATGCGTGGGTCGGCGTCGAGGACGAGCGCTTCGGCAAGCTGACGGCCGGCTTCCAGAACACCATTGCGCGCGACGCATCGGCGATCTACGGCGACGCGTACGGCTCCGCGAAGCTCACGACCGAGGAAGGCGGCTGGACCAACTCGAACAACTTCAAGCAGATGATCTTCTACGCGGCCGGCCCGACCGGCACGCGTTACAACAACGGCCTCGCGTGGAAAAAGCTGTTCAGCAACGGCATCTTCGCGAGCGCCGGCTACCAGTTCAGCAACTCCACCGCGTTCGCGACCGGCTCCGCGTACCAGGTCGCGCTCGGCTACAACGGCGGGCCGTTCGCCGTGTCGGGCTTCTACAACCACGTGAATCACGGCGGCTTCACGAACCAGACGTTCTCCGTCGGCGGCAACTACGCGTTCAGCATCGTGCGGCTGAACGCAGGCTACTTCCGCTACAACGGCGATCAGGGTTCGCTCGGCCAGCGCCACGACGATTCGTGGACGGTATCGATGAAGATCGCGCCGAAGGGCGCGCTCGACTACGAGCTCGGCTACCAGCAGATGCGCGTCAAGAACGCCGCGTACAACGCGGACGGCTTCGTGCCGAACGCGAACCTCGGCGCGTTCAGCCTGACGAACGGCGTCGGCAACGGCTTCAAGGAAACGATCTACGGGTCGGTGTTCTATCACCTGAGCAAGCGCACCGAGCTGTACCTGGCCGGCGACTACATGAAGCTGCATGGCGGCTACACGGTGTCGTCGACGTTCGGCGCGAAGAACCAGCTCGAACTGACCTCGGGCATCCGCACGCGCTTCTGA